The Gemmatimonadaceae bacterium genome contains a region encoding:
- a CDS encoding alpha/beta hydrolase: MPDSTRIADLSVLYSRPPHAHRRAVLFIHGYFATASVFAEWVPFFAARGMPAYAVNLRGRAGSGPEVNLGRTSITDYVADAAAVARHLDKPIVIGHSMGGLIAQCLAERGLAQGLGMLAPAPPKGIRFMTFKMVMRQLKYLPAIYGSGVVAPTLADLKEIVLNHVPESQHEEVISTFIPDSGRVAKEMSINGVPVDQRRVRVPALVVAADDDQFIPLETCRQVAVLYHASMHTVLGHGHMMPLEPGWQAIADTVARWAVSL, encoded by the coding sequence ATGCCCGATTCCACCCGCATCGCCGACCTGTCGGTGTTGTATTCGCGGCCGCCGCACGCCCACCGGCGGGCCGTGTTGTTCATCCACGGCTACTTCGCGACCGCGTCGGTGTTCGCCGAATGGGTGCCGTTCTTCGCGGCGCGGGGCATGCCCGCGTACGCGGTCAACTTGCGCGGACGAGCGGGAAGCGGCCCGGAGGTCAATTTGGGCCGCACGTCGATCACCGATTACGTCGCCGACGCGGCGGCCGTGGCGCGGCACCTGGACAAGCCGATTGTCATCGGCCACTCGATGGGTGGCCTCATCGCGCAGTGCCTCGCCGAACGCGGTCTGGCGCAGGGCCTCGGCATGTTGGCGCCGGCTCCCCCGAAAGGAATTCGCTTCATGACCTTCAAGATGGTCATGCGCCAACTCAAGTATTTGCCGGCGATCTACGGATCCGGCGTCGTCGCGCCGACGCTCGCGGACTTGAAGGAAATCGTTCTCAACCACGTCCCCGAGTCGCAGCACGAAGAGGTCATCTCCACGTTCATTCCCGACAGCGGGCGCGTGGCGAAAGAGATGTCGATCAACGGCGTGCCGGTGGATCAACGTCGCGTGCGGGTTCCGGCGCTCGTGGTCGCGGCGGACGACGATCAGTTCATTCCGCTCGAGACCTGCCGACAAGTCGCGGTGCTGTATCACGCGTCGATGCACACGGTGCTCGGTCACGGCCACATGATGCCGCTCGAGCCCGGGTGGCAGGCGATCGCGGACACCGTCGCGCGCTGGGCCGTGTCCCTCTGA
- a CDS encoding sulfurtransferase, whose amino-acid sequence MSTSTATTGDTSIAAKGYAHADALVSTEWLAEHLNDPNIRVVESDEDVLLYDTGHIPGAVKIDWHDDLNDPLVRDYIGANRFEELLRSHGIDKSTTVIFYGDKNNWWAAYALWVFHLFGFTNTKILDGGRVKWDNEGRPMTTEPPANRAPSAYSAGRRDDAPIRAFRGDVEVHLASSGKLVDVRSPDEYTGKKLHMAEYPQEGALRGGHIPGAKSVPWARAANADGTFKSAAELRAIYQDEQGLSPADDVIAYCRIGERSSHTWFVLRYLLGYEKVRNYDGSWTEWGNTVRAPIER is encoded by the coding sequence GTGAGCACCAGCACCGCGACCACCGGCGACACCTCGATCGCCGCCAAGGGCTACGCCCACGCCGACGCGCTCGTGAGCACCGAATGGCTCGCCGAGCATTTGAACGACCCGAACATTCGCGTCGTCGAAAGCGACGAGGACGTGCTGCTCTACGACACGGGCCACATCCCGGGCGCCGTCAAGATCGATTGGCACGACGATCTGAACGATCCGCTCGTGCGCGACTACATCGGCGCGAATCGATTCGAGGAGCTTCTTCGCTCGCACGGCATCGACAAATCGACGACGGTGATCTTTTATGGCGACAAGAACAACTGGTGGGCCGCCTACGCGCTCTGGGTGTTCCACCTCTTCGGCTTCACGAACACCAAAATCCTCGACGGCGGACGCGTGAAATGGGACAACGAGGGCCGTCCGATGACGACCGAACCGCCGGCGAACCGCGCACCCTCGGCCTATTCAGCCGGCCGACGCGACGACGCGCCGATTCGCGCCTTCAGGGGCGACGTGGAGGTTCACCTCGCGTCGTCGGGTAAGCTCGTCGACGTCCGGTCGCCCGACGAGTACACGGGCAAGAAGCTGCACATGGCCGAGTACCCGCAGGAGGGAGCGCTGCGCGGCGGACACATTCCGGGAGCGAAGAGCGTTCCCTGGGCCCGCGCCGCGAACGCCGACGGAACCTTCAAGTCCGCCGCTGAGCTCCGCGCGATTTACCAGGACGAACAGGGACTCTCGCCGGCGGACGACGTCATCGCGTATTGCCGCATCGGCGAGCGGTCGAGCCACACGTGGTTCGTGCTGCGCTATCTGCTCGGATACGAAAAAGTTCGAAACTACGACGGCAGTTGGACGGAGTGGGGGAACACCGTGCGCGCACCGATCGAACGATAA
- a CDS encoding amidohydrolase gives MRPMPALPTTLVVVNARIWTGDSRRPWADGLAIAVDRVAGVGSSAEMRKRASAETRVIDAHGMMVVPGFIDSHIHFLEGGIGLSSVQLRTAKTPDEFVKRIAGYATTVPAGTWITHGDWDHEQWGGELPRRDWIDPVTPEHPVWVRRLDGHMSLANGAALAAAGVTRETGDVAGGTIVRDARGEPTGVFKDNAESLVARVIPARSHDQEDRALDAAMRYVAERGVTSVHHMGTWADLAVFERAHHAARLGTRIYAAVPISTWERLRDQIAARGSGDQWLKIGALKGFVDGSLGSHTAAMLEPFSDAPGDCGLFVNTVENLYRWTSGADKAGLHMIVHAIGDRAIRTQLDIFERVVLENGPRDRRFRIEHAQHLSPPDIPRFASLGVVASMQPYHAIDDGRWAERVIGAERAKWTYAFRSLLDARARLAFGSDWFVAPPTPLEGIYAAVTRRTLGGGNPAGWHPEQRITVEEALRAYTTDAAYASFDEFDKGQLATGTLADFVMLDRDITRVAPETIRDAHVVTTVVGGRIVHSSI, from the coding sequence ATGCGCCCAATGCCCGCGCTCCCGACGACCCTCGTCGTCGTCAACGCCAGGATCTGGACCGGAGATTCACGGCGTCCGTGGGCAGACGGTCTCGCGATCGCGGTCGATCGCGTCGCCGGCGTCGGGTCCAGCGCGGAGATGCGGAAGCGCGCCTCCGCCGAGACGCGCGTGATCGACGCCCACGGCATGATGGTCGTGCCGGGCTTCATCGATTCGCACATCCATTTCCTGGAGGGCGGGATCGGCCTGTCGTCCGTGCAACTGCGCACCGCGAAAACGCCCGACGAGTTCGTGAAGCGCATCGCCGGATATGCGACGACCGTTCCGGCGGGCACGTGGATCACTCACGGCGACTGGGATCACGAACAGTGGGGCGGAGAATTACCGCGCCGCGACTGGATCGACCCGGTGACACCGGAGCATCCGGTGTGGGTACGACGCCTCGACGGCCACATGTCGCTCGCGAACGGCGCGGCGCTCGCCGCGGCTGGAGTCACGCGTGAAACGGGCGACGTTGCCGGCGGGACGATCGTACGCGACGCGCGCGGCGAACCGACCGGTGTGTTCAAGGACAACGCCGAATCGCTCGTCGCCCGCGTCATTCCCGCTCGGTCGCACGACCAGGAAGACCGCGCGCTCGACGCCGCGATGCGCTATGTCGCCGAGCGAGGCGTGACGTCGGTGCACCATATGGGAACGTGGGCGGATCTCGCCGTGTTCGAGCGTGCCCATCACGCGGCGCGGCTCGGCACGCGCATCTACGCCGCCGTGCCGATTTCGACGTGGGAGCGGCTTCGCGACCAGATCGCCGCGCGTGGATCAGGAGACCAGTGGCTGAAAATCGGCGCGCTCAAGGGATTCGTAGACGGCTCGCTCGGCTCGCACACCGCGGCGATGCTGGAGCCGTTCTCCGACGCGCCGGGCGACTGCGGTCTGTTCGTGAACACGGTGGAGAACCTCTACCGGTGGACCTCCGGCGCCGACAAGGCCGGACTCCACATGATCGTCCACGCCATCGGCGATCGCGCGATTCGTACTCAGCTCGACATATTCGAGCGAGTCGTGCTCGAGAACGGGCCGCGGGACCGGCGTTTCCGCATCGAGCACGCGCAACATCTTTCGCCACCCGACATCCCGCGATTCGCGAGTCTCGGCGTCGTCGCGAGCATGCAGCCGTATCACGCGATCGACGACGGGCGGTGGGCCGAGCGCGTGATCGGCGCCGAGCGCGCCAAGTGGACGTACGCGTTCCGGTCGCTGCTCGACGCGCGGGCACGGCTGGCGTTCGGGAGCGACTGGTTCGTGGCGCCGCCGACGCCGCTCGAGGGGATTTACGCCGCCGTGACACGCCGCACGCTGGGCGGCGGGAATCCGGCCGGATGGCACCCGGAACAGCGTATTACCGTGGAGGAGGCGTTGCGCGCGTATACCACTGACGCCGCCTACGCGTCGTTCGACGAGTTCGACAAAGGACAGTTGGCGACGGGTACGCTGGCCGATTTCGTCATGCTGGACCGGGACATCACGCGCGTGGCACCTGAAACGATTCGTGACGCTCACGTCGTGACGACCGTCGTAGGCGGTCGCATCGTACACTCGTCGATTTGA
- a CDS encoding sensor histidine kinase — MTRRLRSALILFAAWFVFYETQALMGIALAPKGAFSRSGWIEIDASVAVLWTLLSTVIAAWHLRARRWSPNLWTLIALHLPLFFAAAWVDALLARWMIPLINPAVPITPMWSLISSYADFDLVSYAAIVAVVEALIVRRALAEHQRQTMRLEHSLTRARLDYLEAQLQPHFLFNSLGAVSELAYDSPATASLVLQQLSAVFRTALAQRADEVTLGEELIALEPYLDIQRVRFADWLKIEYDIADTAVDCLVPRFVLQPLVENAIRHGLAGRSAAGSIRIQGVVENDDLVLRVLDDGVGLARATRPGRGIGLANVRERLSILYGSDRLRLLDGPSGVTAEVRVPRERRASASDAASAAEARADTEFGAAASPRVPKILAHPAAAIALVWTVCAGIWIQQSYIYLLVRHRLDQTTWRSLVAFDLTNAVLWALLTPLVLRGVRRFPVRRPRAWLRVLALAAAGFVVTIVHVELLRLVTRQTAPLWSSTFLTNLIVDLWIFAVLVVIAHRGVLAEWLREREAGTSALEHELALANDRSTELRRIPPILLQSLDGIAVTVRLDPALTERQLARLADYLRVALECADAQGVTHERRRRLDAAANALRESGAYVPELTRTA, encoded by the coding sequence ATGACGCGCCGCCTCCGATCGGCTCTGATCCTCTTCGCGGCCTGGTTCGTTTTTTATGAGACCCAGGCCCTGATGGGAATCGCGCTCGCACCGAAGGGCGCGTTTAGTCGCAGCGGATGGATCGAGATCGACGCGAGTGTCGCTGTGCTGTGGACCCTTCTCAGCACGGTCATCGCGGCGTGGCACCTGCGCGCTCGACGCTGGTCGCCGAACCTGTGGACGCTGATCGCGCTTCACCTGCCGCTGTTTTTCGCGGCCGCCTGGGTCGACGCCCTGCTCGCCCGCTGGATGATTCCGCTCATCAATCCCGCCGTGCCCATAACTCCGATGTGGAGTCTGATTTCCTCGTACGCGGATTTCGATCTCGTGAGCTACGCGGCGATCGTCGCCGTCGTCGAAGCGTTGATCGTCCGCCGCGCGCTCGCCGAGCACCAGCGCCAGACGATGCGCCTCGAGCACTCGCTCACGCGGGCGCGCCTCGACTACCTCGAGGCCCAGCTCCAGCCGCACTTCCTCTTCAATTCGTTGGGCGCCGTGTCGGAGCTCGCGTACGACTCGCCGGCGACGGCGTCGCTCGTTCTGCAACAACTGTCGGCCGTCTTTCGAACGGCGCTCGCCCAGCGAGCCGACGAGGTCACGCTCGGCGAAGAGCTCATCGCGCTCGAGCCATACCTCGACATCCAACGAGTGCGGTTCGCGGACTGGCTCAAGATCGAATACGACATCGCCGACACCGCGGTGGACTGCCTCGTGCCGCGATTCGTCTTGCAGCCGTTGGTGGAGAACGCCATTCGCCACGGTCTCGCCGGGCGCAGCGCGGCGGGCTCGATCCGCATCCAGGGCGTGGTGGAGAACGACGACCTCGTGCTGCGCGTGTTGGACGACGGCGTCGGTCTGGCGCGCGCGACCCGTCCCGGCCGGGGGATCGGGCTCGCCAACGTGCGGGAACGACTCTCGATTCTGTACGGCAGCGATCGTTTGCGCCTCCTCGACGGACCGAGCGGAGTCACCGCCGAGGTCCGGGTTCCGCGCGAGCGGCGCGCGTCGGCAAGTGACGCCGCGAGCGCGGCGGAGGCGCGCGCCGACACCGAGTTCGGCGCGGCGGCGTCGCCGCGCGTTCCGAAGATTCTCGCGCATCCAGCGGCCGCGATCGCGCTCGTGTGGACCGTGTGCGCCGGGATCTGGATCCAGCAGAGCTACATCTATCTGCTCGTCCGCCACCGGCTCGACCAGACAACGTGGCGGTCGCTCGTCGCCTTCGACTTGACGAACGCGGTGTTGTGGGCGCTCCTCACGCCGCTCGTGCTACGCGGCGTTCGCCGATTCCCGGTGCGCCGGCCGCGCGCGTGGCTGCGCGTTCTCGCGCTCGCGGCGGCCGGCTTCGTCGTCACGATCGTGCACGTCGAGCTTTTGCGCCTGGTGACACGGCAAACGGCGCCCCTCTGGTCGTCGACGTTTCTCACCAACCTGATCGTCGACCTCTGGATCTTTGCCGTGCTCGTCGTCATCGCGCATCGCGGCGTCCTGGCCGAGTGGCTGCGCGAGCGCGAGGCCGGCACGTCGGCGCTCGAGCACGAGTTGGCGCTCGCCAATGATCGATCGACGGAGCTCCGCCGCATCCCGCCGATCTTGTTGCAATCGCTCGATGGGATCGCGGTAACGGTTCGGCTCGACCCGGCCTTGACCGAGCGGCAGCTGGCACGACTAGCCGACTACCTCCGCGTCGCGCTCGAGTGCGCCGACGCGCAGGGCGTCACGCACGAGCGGCGCCGCCGCCTCGACGCGGCAGCGAACGCGCTGCGCGAGAGCGGCGCCTACGTACCTGAACTCACACGGACGGCCTGA
- a CDS encoding (2Fe-2S) ferredoxin domain-containing protein has protein sequence MDPYSRHVLICVGGFCSPDSRGRGLYELLPALLQREGLLFGPNRVKRGETPCLGVCAGGPIVVVYPEGVWYAGVTPQLLERIVVDHLRDGRVVEEAVFHRLNA, from the coding sequence ATGGACCCATATTCGCGCCATGTGCTGATCTGCGTGGGCGGTTTTTGTTCGCCGGATTCGCGCGGGCGGGGCCTGTACGAGCTCCTACCGGCGTTGCTGCAGCGCGAGGGACTCCTGTTCGGGCCAAACCGCGTCAAGCGAGGCGAGACGCCCTGCCTCGGAGTCTGCGCCGGGGGGCCGATCGTCGTCGTGTATCCCGAGGGCGTGTGGTACGCCGGGGTCACGCCGCAGCTGCTGGAGCGGATCGTCGTCGACCACTTACGGGATGGGCGCGTCGTCGAGGAGGCGGTGTTTCATCGTCTTAATGCCTGA
- a CDS encoding OsmC family protein, protein MSAASSEPAGASSSIGDLPTTTGSTAPVITRSEATWRGDRSFDAGPAGRQHLIDGGAKRGPGPVETLLNAIATCSSLDVIDIIAKRRTPVERLSVKITAHRRPDYPRRVMRLEMEFVIDGAEIEAEHAERAIHLSFERYCSVAGSLGSDIVAETRLILNGVGRDPVLQHVWKPATA, encoded by the coding sequence ATGTCCGCCGCTTCTTCAGAACCAGCCGGCGCGAGCTCGTCGATCGGCGACTTGCCGACGACCACGGGCTCGACCGCCCCCGTCATCACGCGCAGCGAGGCGACGTGGCGCGGCGACCGTTCATTCGACGCCGGACCGGCCGGACGACAGCACCTCATCGACGGCGGCGCGAAACGCGGTCCCGGCCCGGTCGAGACGCTGCTCAACGCGATCGCGACCTGCTCGAGCCTCGACGTGATCGACATCATCGCCAAGCGAAGAACGCCGGTCGAGCGATTGTCGGTGAAGATCACGGCGCATCGGCGGCCGGACTATCCGCGCCGCGTCATGCGGCTCGAGATGGAATTCGTGATCGACGGAGCGGAGATCGAAGCCGAGCACGCCGAACGGGCGATTCACTTGTCGTTCGAGCGCTATTGCTCGGTGGCGGGCTCGCTCGGATCGGACATCGTCGCCGAGACGCGGCTCATCCTGAACGGAGTGGGCCGCGATCCGGTGCTGCAACACGTCTGGAAGCCGGCCACGGCGTAA
- a CDS encoding sigma-70 family RNA polymerase sigma factor, with protein MPYTQRPLEQTITFEREAIPWIDDVYRFALSLTRDESDADDVVQDTFLRAFRSWHTYLPGSDCRRWLFTICRNVFLRSRERARPMVELESGEIDLALVGSLYNDGARDNVESIFSRLDLAPAIAAALANVPEPFRSTLVIVDVEDQSYEAAAEILRVPIGTVRSRLFRGRRLMQEQLMTYARDAGFAASATARPVDQRRIA; from the coding sequence GTGCCATACACTCAGCGACCTTTGGAACAGACCATCACTTTCGAGCGCGAAGCGATTCCGTGGATCGATGACGTCTATCGATTCGCCCTTTCGCTCACTCGCGACGAGTCCGACGCCGACGACGTGGTGCAGGACACCTTCCTTCGCGCCTTCAGGTCGTGGCACACGTACCTGCCCGGGAGCGACTGTCGGCGCTGGCTCTTCACGATCTGTCGAAACGTTTTTCTGCGCTCTCGCGAGCGGGCCCGGCCCATGGTCGAGTTGGAGTCGGGAGAAATCGATCTCGCGTTGGTGGGATCGCTCTACAACGACGGCGCGCGCGACAATGTCGAGAGCATCTTCTCGCGATTGGATTTGGCGCCGGCGATCGCCGCCGCGCTGGCGAACGTTCCGGAGCCGTTCCGCTCGACGCTCGTCATCGTGGACGTCGAGGACCAGTCCTACGAAGCGGCGGCGGAGATTCTTCGCGTGCCGATCGGGACTGTTCGCTCACGCCTTTTCCGCGGGCGGCGGCTGATGCAGGAGCAGCTGATGACGTACGCGCGCGACGCCGGATTCGCCGCGTCCGCGACGGCGCGGCCCGTCGACCAGCGCCGAATCGCCTGA
- a CDS encoding ATP-binding protein — protein MNELENSDQTVELRLDWAMARAGLGICTISRQGEVLSASDGLARMLGYVAANDVLGLDLGAGIFVDPDDFASIVAGADAPSSEWIETHWKRRDGSLVVMRLVARRVSDDSGRDRLEILADDVTERRRQEELVRRSERMASLGAVLAGAAHELNNPLAAILGFSQLLLRRRWPLEDRTALEAIHHEAMRSATIVKDLLALARRRGVERRAPADVNELVAYIMRTRRYAFETAGILCNLELGHPIPPVRGDRTQLEQVILNLLNNAEQALRPRVDGHRSTSPGRILIRTRHEEPNVIVEVEDNGPGVPDDVHADIWDPFWTSKEEGEGTGLGLTVVHTIVVDHGGSVTLERSSLGGARFVVRLPTVSATEQPAAPSRASRPLDVLVVDPRSADLPFVERFLASRGHAVINAASGEAALRLASQSRFDAVVCDADLAVSGGVPIVNELRASSGCAHARFVLSAERSPPAMDEGIAYVMRPYDVDELRRLIEG, from the coding sequence GTGAACGAGCTCGAGAACTCGGACCAAACGGTCGAATTACGCCTCGATTGGGCGATGGCCCGTGCGGGACTCGGCATCTGCACCATTTCGAGACAGGGTGAGGTGCTCTCGGCAAGCGACGGATTGGCTCGAATGCTCGGGTACGTCGCGGCAAACGACGTCCTCGGCCTCGACCTCGGCGCGGGAATCTTCGTGGACCCGGACGATTTTGCTTCGATCGTCGCCGGCGCTGATGCGCCGAGCTCAGAGTGGATCGAGACGCATTGGAAGCGGCGCGACGGAAGCCTCGTCGTGATGCGTTTGGTAGCGCGCCGGGTTTCCGACGACAGCGGCCGCGATCGTCTCGAGATTCTCGCCGACGACGTGACTGAACGCCGGCGTCAGGAAGAATTGGTTCGGCGCAGCGAACGGATGGCGTCGCTCGGCGCCGTTCTCGCCGGAGCGGCTCACGAGCTGAATAACCCGCTCGCCGCGATCTTGGGATTCTCGCAGCTGCTTCTGCGCCGACGTTGGCCGCTCGAGGATCGGACCGCGCTCGAAGCGATTCACCACGAGGCGATGCGCTCGGCGACGATCGTGAAGGATCTGCTCGCGCTGGCTCGCCGGCGCGGAGTCGAACGCCGCGCCCCGGCCGACGTCAACGAGCTCGTCGCCTACATCATGCGCACGCGCCGGTACGCGTTCGAGACGGCCGGAATCCTCTGCAATCTCGAGCTCGGACACCCGATCCCACCCGTGCGGGGCGACCGCACGCAGCTCGAGCAGGTGATTTTGAATTTGCTCAACAACGCCGAGCAGGCGCTCCGCCCGCGCGTCGACGGGCACCGCTCGACCTCGCCCGGCCGGATCTTGATCCGAACGAGACACGAGGAGCCGAACGTCATCGTCGAGGTCGAGGACAATGGCCCCGGCGTACCCGACGACGTGCACGCCGACATCTGGGATCCATTCTGGACGTCGAAGGAGGAAGGCGAAGGAACCGGCCTCGGTCTCACCGTCGTCCACACGATCGTCGTCGACCATGGCGGCAGCGTGACGCTCGAGCGGAGCTCGCTCGGCGGCGCTCGATTCGTCGTTCGTTTACCGACCGTCTCGGCGACCGAGCAGCCGGCGGCGCCCTCGCGGGCCTCGCGTCCGCTCGACGTTCTCGTCGTCGATCCGCGTTCCGCTGATTTGCCGTTCGTCGAGCGTTTCCTCGCGTCGCGCGGACACGCCGTGATCAACGCGGCCAGCGGCGAGGCCGCGCTTCGCCTCGCGTCGCAGAGTCGCTTCGACGCCGTCGTGTGCGACGCGGATCTCGCCGTGTCCGGAGGTGTGCCGATCGTGAACGAGCTGCGCGCGTCGTCCGGATGTGCCCACGCGCGCTTCGTCCTGTCGGCCGAGCGTTCACCGCCGGCCATGGACGAGGGCATCGCCTACGTCATGCGACCGTACGACGTCGATGAACTACGCCGCCTAATCGAAGGATGA
- a CDS encoding LytTR family DNA-binding domain-containing protein: MLTAIVADDEAVARRRVVRLAEETGEVEVLAACAGGRETVEQVTALQPQLLFLDVQMPDLDAFGVLEAIAGRASPAIVFVTAFDRYALRAFEVQAVDYLLKPFDTDRFREAFVRAKSRVTVGQPRRDEERIRALIAEYVSTLQTNGPSYLDRVAIKIDGTLRVVRTADVDYWETDGNYVRLHVGAADHLLRSTSTAMESQLDPGLFIRIHRRYIVNVDRIVEVQPWFAGDAIAVLRTGAKLRVSRTYRERLHTRLGARPESNGEGDAAP; encoded by the coding sequence ATGCTCACCGCCATCGTAGCCGACGACGAAGCCGTTGCCCGAAGACGCGTCGTCCGCCTCGCCGAGGAGACCGGCGAGGTCGAAGTCCTCGCCGCGTGCGCCGGAGGACGCGAGACCGTCGAACAGGTGACGGCGCTCCAACCGCAGCTGCTCTTTCTCGACGTCCAGATGCCCGACCTCGACGCGTTCGGCGTGCTCGAGGCGATCGCCGGACGCGCGTCGCCCGCGATCGTGTTCGTCACGGCGTTCGACCGCTACGCGCTTCGCGCGTTCGAGGTGCAGGCGGTCGACTACCTGCTCAAGCCGTTCGACACGGACCGGTTTCGCGAAGCGTTCGTCCGCGCGAAATCGCGTGTGACCGTCGGACAGCCGCGACGCGACGAGGAGCGCATTCGCGCGTTGATCGCCGAGTACGTGTCGACGCTTCAGACGAACGGGCCCAGCTACCTCGACCGGGTGGCGATCAAGATCGACGGCACGCTGCGTGTCGTGCGGACGGCCGACGTCGACTACTGGGAGACGGACGGCAACTACGTGCGGCTCCACGTCGGAGCCGCGGACCATCTGCTTCGATCGACGTCGACGGCCATGGAATCGCAGCTCGATCCCGGACTGTTCATCCGAATACACCGCCGGTACATCGTGAACGTGGACCGCATCGTCGAAGTGCAGCCGTGGTTCGCCGGCGACGCGATCGCCGTGCTGCGCACCGGCGCCAAGCTGCGCGTGTCGCGCACGTACCGCGAGCGTCTCCACACGCGACTCGGCGCGCGTCCGGAATCGAACGGCGAGGGCGACGCGGCGCCCTGA
- a CDS encoding TerC family protein, producing the protein MVPANIWFWVGFIAFVLIMLALDLGVFHRHAHEVRAKEAGIWTAVWVGLALLFAAGLHFFAGRHAALTFLTGYVIEEALSVDNIFVMVLIFEYFRVPKNSQHRVLFYGILGALVMRGAFIAAGTALITRFHWVLYIFGGLLVFTGIRMAVRSGEEFDGEKSRIVRSLRRVLPLSDRYHEGSFTIVEHGRRLATPLLLVLILVEATDLIFAIDSIPAIFGVTTDPFIVYTSNIFAVMGLRSLYFLLAAVVDRFHLLKYGLALILTFVGFKMLTERWIDIDIALSLAIIISVLAISIIASLVWTKDRQQPPAPPSATP; encoded by the coding sequence ATGGTCCCCGCGAACATCTGGTTCTGGGTCGGATTCATCGCGTTCGTGCTCATCATGCTCGCGCTCGACCTGGGCGTGTTCCACCGGCACGCCCACGAGGTGCGAGCGAAAGAGGCCGGCATCTGGACCGCCGTGTGGGTCGGCCTCGCGCTCCTCTTCGCCGCCGGCCTGCATTTCTTCGCCGGCCGCCACGCCGCGCTGACGTTCCTCACCGGCTACGTCATCGAAGAGGCGCTGAGCGTCGACAACATCTTCGTGATGGTGCTGATCTTCGAGTACTTCCGGGTACCGAAGAACTCGCAGCATCGCGTGCTGTTCTACGGCATCCTCGGCGCGCTGGTCATGCGCGGCGCGTTCATCGCCGCGGGCACGGCGCTGATCACGCGCTTTCATTGGGTGCTCTACATCTTCGGCGGACTGCTCGTCTTCACGGGCATCCGCATGGCCGTCCGCAGCGGCGAGGAATTCGACGGCGAGAAAAGCCGCATCGTTCGCTCGCTGCGACGGGTGCTTCCGCTGTCGGACCGGTATCACGAGGGAAGCTTCACCATCGTCGAGCACGGGCGACGGCTGGCGACGCCTCTCCTGCTCGTCTTGATCCTGGTCGAGGCCACCGACCTCATATTCGCGATCGACTCGATCCCCGCGATCTTCGGCGTGACGACCGATCCGTTCATCGTCTATACGTCGAACATCTTCGCCGTGATGGGGCTCCGCTCGCTCTACTTTCTCCTCGCGGCGGTCGTGGACCGCTTCCACCTGCTGAAATACGGTCTGGCGCTGATCCTGACGTTCGTCGGATTCAAGATGCTGACCGAACGGTGGATCGACATCGACATCGCGTTGTCGCTCGCGATCATCATCTCGGTGCTGGCGATCTCGATCATCGCGTCGCTGGTGTGGACCAAGGATCGCCAACAGCCGCCGGCCCCGCCGTCCGCGACCCCCTGA